Proteins from one Oncorhynchus masou masou isolate Uvic2021 chromosome 12, UVic_Omas_1.1, whole genome shotgun sequence genomic window:
- the usf2 gene encoding upstream stimulatory factor 2 isoform X2 — protein sequence MNRVWTALQGNPIGSHLLKWPHWLTDMLPRLPPIFKIHEKQETEEILQLEGVGTEEQTAATIESVQQAAAFADHNVQYQFRTENSGGQVTYRVVQVTDDQLEAAGDGTGAVSVVSTAAFTGVQQAVAQAVIQNPFNNGGSPAGETVGGETRFAYFPAATVSVSDGAATAVSVQADPTLTQAGGQFYVMMSPPDVLQAGTPRTIAPRTQTYTTKMDGPRAPRDERRRAQHNEVERRRRDKINNWIVTLSKIIPDCNIDSTKTGASKGGILSKACDYIRELRQNNQRLQDSFKEVLRVQADNEQLKQQIEEMKNDNALLRAQLQQHGIEINGDTTPQ from the exons GAAATCCGATTGGCAGCCATTTATTAAAATGGCCGCACTGGTTGACTGACATGCTTCCCAGACTGCCTCCAATCTTTAAAAT TCACGAGAAACAGGAAACAGAGGAGATTCTCCAACTGGAAG GTGTGGGGACAGAGGAGCAGACTGCAGCTACCATAGAGAGTGTACAGCAGGCCGCAGCTTTTGCGGATCATAATGTTCAATACCAGTTCCGCACAGAGAACAGTGGAGGACAG GTGACCTATCGTGTGGTCCAAGTGACAGATGACCAGCTAGAGGCAGCAGGCGACGGGACTGGGGCAGTCAGTGTGGTTTCCACTGCTGCATTTACTGGAGTACAGCAAGCAGTGGCGCAG gctgTCATTCAGAACCCCTTCAATAATGGGGGTAGTCCAGCGGGGGAGACAGTGGGTGGGGAAACGCGTTTTGCCTATTTCCCTGCTGCCACAGTCAGTGTCAGTGATGGGGCAGCCACAGCAGTGTCTGTGCAGGCTGACCCAACACTCACACAGGCCGGAG GTCAGTTCTATGTGATGATGAGCCCACCTGATGTGTTGCAAGCTGGCACGCCAAGGACCATTGCCCCTCGCACACAAACCTACACCAC GAAGATGGATGGTCCACGGGCACCtagggatgagagaaggagagcacaACACAATGAAG TGGAAAGACGGAGAAGAGACAAGATCAACAACTGGATTGTCACCCTCTCAAAGATCATCCCAGACTGCAACATAGACAGTACCAAGACTGGAGCA AGTAAAGGAGGGATCCTGTCGAAAGCGTGTGACTACATCCGGGAGCTGAGACAGAATAACCAGAGATTGCAGGACAGCTTCAAAGAGGTGTTGAGAGTTCAGGCAGACAACGAGCAACTCAAACAACAG ATTGAGGAGATGAAGAATGACAATGCATTGCTTCGAGCTCAGCTACAACAGCACGGCATAGAGATCAATGGAGATACGACACCACAGTGA
- the usf2 gene encoding upstream stimulatory factor 2 isoform X3: MSVITKQIPSLSVSHEKQETEEILQLEGVGTEEQTAATIESVQQAAAFADHNVQYQFRTENSGGQVTYRVVQVTDDQLEAAGDGTGAVSVVSTAAFTGVQQAVAQAVIQNPFNNGGSPAGETVGGETRFAYFPAATVSVSDGAATAVSVQADPTLTQAGGQFYVMMSPPDVLQAGTPRTIAPRTQTYTTKMDGPRAPRDERRRAQHNEVERRRRDKINNWIVTLSKIIPDCNIDSTKTGASKGGILSKACDYIRELRQNNQRLQDSFKEVLRVQADNEQLKQQIEEMKNDNALLRAQLQQHGIEINGDTTPQ; the protein is encoded by the exons ATGAGTGTTATAACAAAACAAATCCCTTCTCTTTCCGTCAGTCACGAGAAACAGGAAACAGAGGAGATTCTCCAACTGGAAG GTGTGGGGACAGAGGAGCAGACTGCAGCTACCATAGAGAGTGTACAGCAGGCCGCAGCTTTTGCGGATCATAATGTTCAATACCAGTTCCGCACAGAGAACAGTGGAGGACAG GTGACCTATCGTGTGGTCCAAGTGACAGATGACCAGCTAGAGGCAGCAGGCGACGGGACTGGGGCAGTCAGTGTGGTTTCCACTGCTGCATTTACTGGAGTACAGCAAGCAGTGGCGCAG gctgTCATTCAGAACCCCTTCAATAATGGGGGTAGTCCAGCGGGGGAGACAGTGGGTGGGGAAACGCGTTTTGCCTATTTCCCTGCTGCCACAGTCAGTGTCAGTGATGGGGCAGCCACAGCAGTGTCTGTGCAGGCTGACCCAACACTCACACAGGCCGGAG GTCAGTTCTATGTGATGATGAGCCCACCTGATGTGTTGCAAGCTGGCACGCCAAGGACCATTGCCCCTCGCACACAAACCTACACCAC GAAGATGGATGGTCCACGGGCACCtagggatgagagaaggagagcacaACACAATGAAG TGGAAAGACGGAGAAGAGACAAGATCAACAACTGGATTGTCACCCTCTCAAAGATCATCCCAGACTGCAACATAGACAGTACCAAGACTGGAGCA AGTAAAGGAGGGATCCTGTCGAAAGCGTGTGACTACATCCGGGAGCTGAGACAGAATAACCAGAGATTGCAGGACAGCTTCAAAGAGGTGTTGAGAGTTCAGGCAGACAACGAGCAACTCAAACAACAG ATTGAGGAGATGAAGAATGACAATGCATTGCTTCGAGCTCAGCTACAACAGCACGGCATAGAGATCAATGGAGATACGACACCACAGTGA
- the usf2 gene encoding upstream stimulatory factor 2 isoform X1 — protein sequence MNRVWTALQGNPIGSHLLKWPHWLTDMLPRLPPIFKIHEKQETEEILQLEGVGTEEQTAATIESVQQAAAFADHNVQYQFRTENSGGQVTYRVVQVTDDQLEAAGDGTGAVSVVSTAAFTGVQQAVAQAVIQNPFNNGGSPAGETVGGETRFAYFPAATVSVSDGAATAVSVQADPTLTQAGGQFYVMMSPPDVLQAGTPRTIAPRTQTYTTDHGENEILQHGSSNWKMDGPRAPRDERRRAQHNEVERRRRDKINNWIVTLSKIIPDCNIDSTKTGASKGGILSKACDYIRELRQNNQRLQDSFKEVLRVQADNEQLKQQIEEMKNDNALLRAQLQQHGIEINGDTTPQ from the exons GAAATCCGATTGGCAGCCATTTATTAAAATGGCCGCACTGGTTGACTGACATGCTTCCCAGACTGCCTCCAATCTTTAAAAT TCACGAGAAACAGGAAACAGAGGAGATTCTCCAACTGGAAG GTGTGGGGACAGAGGAGCAGACTGCAGCTACCATAGAGAGTGTACAGCAGGCCGCAGCTTTTGCGGATCATAATGTTCAATACCAGTTCCGCACAGAGAACAGTGGAGGACAG GTGACCTATCGTGTGGTCCAAGTGACAGATGACCAGCTAGAGGCAGCAGGCGACGGGACTGGGGCAGTCAGTGTGGTTTCCACTGCTGCATTTACTGGAGTACAGCAAGCAGTGGCGCAG gctgTCATTCAGAACCCCTTCAATAATGGGGGTAGTCCAGCGGGGGAGACAGTGGGTGGGGAAACGCGTTTTGCCTATTTCCCTGCTGCCACAGTCAGTGTCAGTGATGGGGCAGCCACAGCAGTGTCTGTGCAGGCTGACCCAACACTCACACAGGCCGGAG GTCAGTTCTATGTGATGATGAGCCCACCTGATGTGTTGCAAGCTGGCACGCCAAGGACCATTGCCCCTCGCACACAAACCTACACCAC AGACCACGGTGAAAATGAGATACTACAGCATGGCAGTTCAAACTG GAAGATGGATGGTCCACGGGCACCtagggatgagagaaggagagcacaACACAATGAAG TGGAAAGACGGAGAAGAGACAAGATCAACAACTGGATTGTCACCCTCTCAAAGATCATCCCAGACTGCAACATAGACAGTACCAAGACTGGAGCA AGTAAAGGAGGGATCCTGTCGAAAGCGTGTGACTACATCCGGGAGCTGAGACAGAATAACCAGAGATTGCAGGACAGCTTCAAAGAGGTGTTGAGAGTTCAGGCAGACAACGAGCAACTCAAACAACAG ATTGAGGAGATGAAGAATGACAATGCATTGCTTCGAGCTCAGCTACAACAGCACGGCATAGAGATCAATGGAGATACGACACCACAGTGA